The DNA segment cactcgAAAATGAGAGTTTATGGGTTTGGTTAGATCTTTTATTTGTGTTTTACATCCGAAAAAATAGCATTCTATTAAAACaggctttttggaaaagcagttttttccaacaacaaacaaACAGTATGTAAAACAAACAAATCCTTATACTTTTAGCCACTAAATTTTAAGTAACACcttaaaataacaattaacaactTTAAATAAAGAAtgtcaagaattaaaattgttaagTACGACATTTACGATGAAATTACATTTTGAAATCAACATTATTTACGATGAAATTACATTTTGAAATcaacatttttgaagttttctccttcctaataaagaaaataactaaataatatcaaaacgaaattttttaaagaattaaagctgcttaaaatatcacaaattctttttttatttattttaaagttttcaacagtcgttttgagacgttgaaTGAAGTTTATTAGTCATAATAGCagaaagtgtaaagttgagtgtttttttatataacatTTTAAAGCTTAGTGTCCATAGCGTGAATGaaaaagttcaatggccacgagtgtaatttacccgatcCATAACTTATGGAATCATATtattaattagatttttttatattattattattaattagacTTTGAGTGGCAATTTACAAGAATTTTAGGATTACCtactataaaaaataaaaaaataaaaaatcctgAACAATAAAGTTCTATTTTGGAATTTTCATATAGTTCAGTAggaaatcaaataataaatgaCAATTTAGCATAATACTCAACGTCCAAAATAAAAATGCGTATACAATTAAGAGATCTCAAGTGCATTGGTACCTTTTGtccataaaaagaaaaataaataaatctagACTGCCTGTGACTCGCTAAATCTATATCAAGatggtgaatttttttaatttttttatggataagtgatgttttatttatttatttagaaatGTAAATTTGGTCATAAAGTACAATGGTGAAACACATTTCTAACGGGTATTAGAAGCATCCGGTTTTCCATGTCAATTGGAGGACCTCtcatatatattttaactttacattgccgaaaatttgaaaaaaaaaacgatttCAGTGTTACATCGATCATCCAAACACCAATTATATATTTAGTGTGTCACTAACatgttaaaatattaactactaagggggcgtttggtttggggtctttaggaatgagaatgggaatgtgagggtttcattccctttgtttttgtttgtttacaaaaaaaaaaaaactcattccctttaccaattttaattaagccattaccccactttaggttaaacCATTACCCCATGCCCtttagggaattggattccctttacctcattccctttcctaaacatatctaAACACATAGGAGAATTAATGgttattcatttcctttcctttagtttccctttcttgattctttTTCTCTTACCCCtggtgaaccaaacgccccctaagtgTGTCTTTTGTAAGTTaatcaccaaaaaaaaaaaaaatcaatttggcTAAAATATTTACGCTGTTACTAGTATAGTTATAAATACAGTAAaactttaataaattaatactcgataaattaataatctctttaaaataataatttcttctggtcccggCTTGGGCCAGTTcagtaaattaatactcgataaattaatatcacgataaattaataaaatttcatggtccgaacattattaatttatagaggttttactgtaaccagcaaaaaaaaaaaaaaaaaaaagtatgaaatTGGTTTAGTTTATCTGCAAACTTATTTAAAAAGTCTATATTACAATCAAGTAATTGTTAAGTCTATCCGTTCAAATTTTACATTAGATAGGGCTAAAATTAATCCTGCTTAAAAACGATAGGATTAAATTTgtaccaattttttttacagttaTGGTGAAATCTACCCTTCCCAAAAAAACATTAGGGTAAAATTTAGCACTTATCTCAATTTGTATAGATGAGATTTCTCTTAAGTAGATTTATGTTTTAGAGAATTATTAACTTACTACCATCTACTaattgaaatttcaccaattttaATAAGTAATGGAACAAatgttattaaataataaatcagAATTAGTGGGTGTTTGTTtcatcttttcaaaaaaaacatTTAGCATTTCACTTTAAACCGTAAATAACGtaacgtttggttaggtttatataaagCTGTAATCGAGCTGAGCTGAACCGAGCTTTGacctgctcaagcttggcttgctataaaattaacgagctcgagcccgagccaagctttggcttgctcaaactcggctcagcttattagaaaataaacgagcttgagccgagaTTCGAGCCCAAAATCATCTTTAACTTGGTTCATTCAAAAATATTATCTAACCATGACTtttttgtgagtaaatcgttaataaTAACGAAGCTTGCTCGCAAATATCTCTTTAATTTTGTACACAAACAAGATGTTTACAAATAgttcatttattactcatttattatatttatggacgaactcatctaattgaaaatgaaataatattaactttagatatttgtgaattaacacaaaactatatagttttttacaaaactaaaatttgttcataaatgttctaatcgagtctgctcgcgagctttggAGCCAAGCTTTGACCTGCTTAAACTTGGCTCGTTTATGAACCGAaccagtaaatcgtgttcacaaGCGGCTTGTTTACAAATCAAGCCGACCACCGAACCACTTTACAGCCCTAGGTTTAGATAACAACAGTATTTAACATTTTCTATACAAACATCAGTGTTATGAagcttttcgtaaaaaaaaactattcatAGATACTTGATGTTAACAAAAATTATCTTTCTAATTTTCGAATACatttcttctttaatattattcCTAATTCCATAATATTATAAACAAAATTTTGTttcattcaataaaaaaatttacttcctagtttttttagttattggtttatattttattaatttgattgtattttttatttccaaataTAACCCTATGGTTTCCCGATTGATTTTGTCGCTAAAAAAAGACCAAGGTTCTCATTGTTagcaaaactaaaaaaaaagaaaattacaaatctgggtcaaatgggaagcccatttacatattaaacccatttactaattctactacatatctagactgattttgtgtgactttccaaaaataccctcaatatttacgcggagctcgccccatcccgtctgacttcgcatattcacccatatgcgaagcctgcgaagttaatgttttgatttacttaatgaatttagttcgcatatgcgaagctgaagtttgtttttcttgatgaatttagttcgcatatgcgaatgctggatatgatttgaagctaatacgcgaagtggtatataacaaaaattggcaaacaacaacggattcgaacattaaaatcataacattatcaaaatttacaacaagattgccacaataacaacattcaaatcataacattatcaaaatttacaacaagattgccacaataaactctactaaccaatcattttaaagtgaaactaactaatccggtaccaagattacgcatccgcttcaaaattggcaccggattaagttaggtccactttgaagattggcaccatgggatggacgtgtcccatggtgcaccccgagattgacacaacctctcctaacgaatcatttcaggagtgaatgtgtcaatcttggggaagttcatccctatacaggaaggaaaatcatcttccctgcagcccagtacgccgccttccagaaagggatgttacgtattcaaccatctacagaaaaaattaaccgtgttagttatgaaaaatgacgattttggcttcgcaaaatgaaaattagcgaagcatgcgaatgtaaatgtgcaggggaaaggtgattttacttcgcatatctattttttcgcgaagtctgcgaggtctgaaatgtgactatctacgtcgcatatcgatgctttcgcgaagtctgcgaggtctgaaacgtgaggatctattcgcagacttcgtgaactaatcgattcgcgaggtagatccatacgtttcagactctttctcttcgcagaacttcgcgaaatcatcaattcacgaagtagatcatcactttccaggctcgttctcttcgcaaagcttagcgaaaccatcgattgcgaagtgaattcatgaaaaaacgcaggaaaaaaaaacaaatacttacatttttcgcccctttcacccccaaaagcgacaataacaatatgataacatggtaagaacgaaggaaataacgtagaaaaaccatttctttgatggtaacaagaagaaagaaaccaagcaacgaacaggaagatgaaaaaccatttactcattttctagggttgggaagttgcagaatcaagagatgaagagatgaaaaagaaaaattcattatgattttgactaaatggtgcagatttcgtgcaatttaaaggaaggaagatcaaaagccttgaaatcattaatgcaggagcaacttttcgcataaccaaggagataggggggAGCGGTGATTCGCgagtggtggaagtgggaaggtcaggggtatttttagaaagtcacacaaaatcaatctagatatgtagtagaattagtaaatgggtttaatatgtaaatgagcttccccatttgacccagatttgtaattttcccaaaaaaaaatagattgcCACTATCAGtttaatttcaatatattatACATTTTACGTACTAATAGCAACAATCCATCacaattttaccaaacatgaataattaatcagCTAATAATAAACAATAAACAACAACCGCAAACAGCTAAGTCCAACAACAACGCCTATCAattaacagctgaaccaaacataaCATAAAACCTACCATTTCGAATAGTTCGAGGCAACCATTTTAAATAGATCAAGAAGTCAATAATGCTTTTAAGACTAAAATTAACCTAACACATACAATAAACTTGCAAAATTCTCTCTAACGGTATCTAATTAACATAACCTAATTAACAAAATCTAATAGCTAAATTAATATTCCCCCCAATTTTTAATAGATGTCatttaaaattttcataaataccaataaaatattaattacactattaaaatgactaattttaatttatctttAATAGTTCTCTCTTGAAACTCTAATTTCTATACAAAAATTCTTTCTTAACTATTATAGCTTAATTCGAATTATTTACATTAATTACTAAACATGTCATTTATCACAAATaaagataaatttaaaaaaaatataatcaaaAGTGCAttggtaataaaaaaaaattaaaaaccctAAAACTACATGTAGTGGGATTGAAAAAACAAGAAGTTACATAAAGAAAAAGCATATAAACCTTAATTTAACCCCgaagttatttttatttaatattttacttTAGCTAATCGTCGAAGCAAAAGGTTTTGGTTTCCGCAGGCAAGTAATCGAAAATGAAATCATTCCTGCAAAATGGTAGTAGTATTTATCACTGTTAATGACAGACACAGAAAACATACCATAAGTCAGAAGTTGGCCTTCTTTACATAGAAACTTCCAATTTAAAACATACTTGCAAACAACTTTCTATATACATCCCAAATTCCTGCACAACTGCTGCTGATAGACTAATGTCATTAAAAACAACTATGTTCACGTCCGGAATAGTCTAAACATCCTCTGTTTCAGTTCCATTTAACTTCTCGCTACTTGGATTTCACACTCTTGATGTATTCTGAGCTAAAGCACTGGTTTTATCACTGTTATTCAATCCATACTGCACTCCAACATATACAATTGTTATAATAATAAGTGCATCCCCAAACAATTGACCCAAGAAAACAGCTTTAAATATTAGCTCGTATCGAACTTTACGCCACAAAGTTGAAGAGATGATAACATCTCAGATAGTTGAAGTAAAGTTCAAGCCTAAAGCCAGGACCCGTTAACACATACACAATTGTGAAGGGCCGTGTGTTTGTGTATAAAATGTGCGTATTAATGTAATGCTCTAAGCCATTCTAAAAGTAACAATCCAAGAAAGATGGTATCCTCTCCACTTTACATAAAAgcataaagaagaaaaaaataattcttAAATTATGATTGTACTCGAATATAACCACATGGCGGCGGAGCCTCTTTAGGGACTCTTGAGGACAAGTATTCCCATTACTCCTTTCTATTTCCTTTGaattatttagttttatttaaCTTCACTTCCAAAAGATTTTCTGAAGTTTGCCCCACTGAATTAttgatattaatattatttggtTTGACTGAAAACTTGATTTAAATTAAACCACACTTTATCAACCTAATGAGAAAATGAAATTTTCCTACTAAATTCATGGTGTCAATTCTTTAAATCTTaacttgtgtttttttttttttataactttaaATACTTTAGTCCTTAACCAACAATCTCTATTAGACATGTATCTCGTTAAATAATGGTTTCTATATTCATATAGTTAtgttaattatgtaaatatatataatttttaagtttatatctTTCCCCTATTGGTTTAGTTGATAACAATCCTTAGGACTAAAATGATTATTTGTAGCAAAACCACTATTTTAAGGATCCAGACACCGAAGGCAGCATGCATGAACATAATTTAATCTAACAGAAAGGGAGAGCTCAATTTAAAGTATTGTTGTAACAATGCTCATTTTGACAAGCTCGTCTACCTCATTTCTATCCCCcaataataaatttatcaaattcGTGATATCAGAAACTGAAAAGCAACTCACAGTTAAGATCCAGTTATATGGAAAACTATAGAGTCACGGAGCTTTGTAGAAGGCGCTTAACTTATTATTAGTGCATGTTCTTCAACAAAGATAATTAGATCTATTGATATAGGACTTTAAATGAATTTACCTTTTCTCTGATCCGTGAACTCCATATGTCTGAATGAGTCCCCGAACCTGACGGTTGACCTGATTGGTTTAAGAGTGGCTCCCAAGTTCTACCTCTACCATTCTCATAATCATCCTCAAATTCTGAATCTGTTCTTTGAGTGGAAACCATAGCTCTCAGAATTATTGCAAGAAGTATAGATAGTGCCTGATCACGTAAAACAGTTGGAAAACAATTAATAGAACGGTGCATCTGTAGCTCCTTGCATGTTTCcattaaataaacaaataaaaaatcatcTAACTTGGAAACAAAAACTGATCCTTTACACTTGTAGCGTGTGAATCAGAGAAAAATCCTATTGTAAAAGTAAAAAGCTTCACAATACCATAGTAAACTTTCATTGAAGAAAAATGCTCTAACAAGTCATTAAGGCTGCAGATAGGTTAATGATTGGCTAAAATGAGCTGAAAAAGAATCTCCATAGATGCTCTTGGATTTTTTTAGAGGTGTGAAGAAATAAAGCAGATAGCCACTAGAAATTTTGGTGAAAAGGCAAAACAGAGTACGCAGGAAAACATTCAGAAAAGAGAAAGATTTGATTCCTCTAGATGAAGTAGGCATACAAGTCATATATCAGAAGGCAATGATTTCATATACCAAAGAGAGCCAGAAAAGATTCACCACTGTAGTAGTTCATAAAAGGAATTAGAGAACAGAAAATAAGGATAATCACTGTTCCAGCATTTTTGTTAGCTTCAGAATCTCTCTGAAAGATGCATATGAAGTAGTATATTTTTTAAGTCAAGTTATAAGATACCTGTATTGTGATCACTGCAATACCAACCCATTTACAAATATCAACATTGTCTTCAACAAAAGACCGAAGGCTTTGAAGTTCTCCAGTTGGATCCAAAGGTAGATCCTGTTAAAGCAAGATATAAAATTTATGGTACAAGAGAAAACCATACTGAACTTCCtgaaccttttttttttcagaagaaaaaggaaaagagtaACTTCACCTTCTCCCAATGATGATCAACAGCGATGAACGTCACCAGAGCAACTTCTAGTAGAATGAGTATAGTTTTGAGTATGGTGTACTACCATTTTTTACATTAAGGAAAAAATAGGCAAAGAAAGAAACAGGGAACAGATAAGAAATTCTGAATTAGGCAGTAGTAGTAATCATTTAATAACAGGTATGCCAGACATTCTAGTAGTAGAAATTTCTGTTTGATAAATTGACCATGTTATTTCAAGCTCAATTATGATAGTTCATTAAGTCCAAACTTCTAAGAGATCGGTGGACATAGATCCAGATGATATCACAATTTAGCCTACTCTCATTTTTGCAAATGCAACGGCTATGTTCTAGCTTATAAAGGTGAATTTTAACATCCAATGAACATTAGTTTACATCCACATgtccaaatttatatttaacgGGATAATGAAGACTGATTTTAGATAAAAGAAACTCATCTATGCAGGATACAAAGCACAAGCAACAGCCATTAATAGCTTCTGCTGCAATATACCCAATTAGAGTAATGCAGCACAAGATGATGCCCACGCCCATAAAAGAGTAGATGAACCTGTCAACCAAAGAAAATCAAGAGTCTTATTTCCGTCCTTGAATCCCATACTTTCATGTATAAATTTGAAATATAAATTCAGCAGAAACTGAAAAATGAAGTTCTATAGGAAATATACAAGCCAAAATTAGGTCGCAATTAAACACATAATTCAAGTGGACCTTTTCAGTCTTCAAATCTAACAAAATCGGTGATAACATGTTCGTGTGAACAAGGAGCATAAAAGAACTAGAATCAGGCGAAAACAAAGGCATAATGAACTTAAAGGGAAATATAAATAACTAAACATAGCAACATATCCGAAGCTCAGAACTCTGTTTCCAATTCTAAAATAGCTAGCCAAAACATAAATATCCAGTTATTAGTCTACAGAGTCAGACTAAATtggaaacaaaaaaattaaagcgACAACTCATTTAATATCCTTCTTCTTATAGTACTCTGATATAATTCCATTAAATACCCAATTCAAAAATCAAAACCCTTAACTCAGCGGagccaataaaattaaaaacatgatgTTGCAGAAAAGAGTAATACCATGGAGCTGGAAGCTCCAAAGAGTTCAAAGGAATCCCCAGTCCATCATCTACACCGTAGGCCAAGTCGGGGAAAAGATTAAGAACCCTAAGAGAAGTGGACTGGGAATTGGGGAAAAGGGACAAGGAAGATACAGAAGAATCCGGAGAAGGAGATATAATTGGCGGCGGAGTAAAGGGAACGCGGTGGTTCCATTGATCGAGCATCCATAGGGAGTAAATTATAATTGAAACTCCGAGAAAAGCCTGAAGAAAACTGAAGAACTTGAGGATGAATGCCAATGATAAATGGCAGCAATTGCGCCGCATTTGTGATGGAATTGAAATCCTAAAAGCAGAAAAGGCAGAGAGAGCGGTGAGCGGTGATAATGACGATGAAGAAGATAGTAGAAAGGAAAGGGAAGGAATTTGTTGGGTTCGGTTTTGGGTATGCTAATGATTTTTGGATTTGTGCGGTGAAAGTGAAAAGAAACAGCCTTTTTTCACAATGAATTGAACTGCTATTTGGTTTGGTAGGGAAAAGGATGATATCATAATCATAATAGCTACAAATATTCCTATTATCTTTTCACATGCTTTTGTTGTtacttttattttcctttttcaaATATTAAGATTATCAAATGCCTATTGCATCaatattttattaatctccTCGGTTCGAGTACCAATACGCGCCAAAAGATAttgggtccgtttgttttacatatgggccctgtttgggaattagctgttagctgattacattagctgttagctgttagctgattacattagctgatttgactagctgatttgattagctgtttgtgtagacttgtttggtaaaaattagctgattgataatagcggtttgtgcaaaaaagacaaataagggcattaattttgg comes from the Euphorbia lathyris chromosome 5, ddEupLath1.1, whole genome shotgun sequence genome and includes:
- the LOC136230292 gene encoding tetraspanin-20-like isoform X2; the encoded protein is MRRNCCHLSLAFILKFFSFLQAFLGVSIIIYSLWMLDQWNHRVPFTPPPIISPSPDSSVSSLSLFPNSQSTSLRVLNLFPDLAYGVDDGLGIPLNSLELPAPWFIYSFMGVGIILCCITLIGYIAAEAINGCCLCFYTILKTILILLEVALVTFIAVDHHWEKDLPLDPTGELQSLRSFVEDNVDICKWVGIAVITIQALSILLAIILRAMVSTQRTDSEFEDDYENGRGRTWEPLLNQSGQPSGSGTHSDIWSSRIREKE
- the LOC136230292 gene encoding tetraspanin-18-like isoform X1, translating into MRRNCCHLSLAFILKFFSFLQAFLGVSIIIYSLWMLDQWNHRVPFTPPPIISPSPDSSVSSLSLFPNSQSTSLRVLNLFPDLAYGVDDGLGIPLNSLELPAPWFIYSFMGVGIILCCITLIGYIAAEAINGCCLCFYTILKTILILLEVALVTFIAVDHHWEKDLPLDPTGELQSLRSFVEDNVDICKWVGIAVITIQALSILLAIILRAMVSTQRTDSEFEDDYENGRGRTWEPLLNQSGQPSGSGTHSDIWSSRIREKYGLNNSDKTSALAQNTSRV